One stretch of Gammaproteobacteria bacterium DNA includes these proteins:
- a CDS encoding carotenoid 1,2-hydratase gives MIRPILITVLVALLIVACDKKTVSQDGAGVLQVADILNADSSGGFARVHRTKKFEFPDDHLAHPEYKHEWWYFTGNLSSQAGHRFGYQLTLFRFGLIPDSQEIYSSDYMSSSGSSKFHSSNWRANHFYMAHFAITDVSANKFSSYEKFSRKALGLAGAQALGSAKDSKGIKLWLDDWRVESQGDGVFPLKVTASKNDLKIDLLLKPEKPVVLHGFNGLSQKGKKQGNASFYYSITRLDTQGTLAANGTTYKVSGNSWYDREWSTSALEADQRGWDWFSLQLSDGRDIMFYKLRRKDGTSDEFSSGTLVGLGEQYRTLPAEDVVVEVKDYWVSPHSGIKYPSAWTLTIPKDQLELSIEPLVADQEHNLVFRYWEGAVKISGYQYKGNSNKKLTGYGYVELAGYQAPVQ, from the coding sequence ATGATCCGTCCTATACTAATAACTGTGTTGGTGGCGCTCTTGATTGTCGCCTGTGATAAAAAAACCGTGAGTCAGGATGGTGCCGGCGTACTACAGGTGGCCGATATACTAAATGCGGACTCCAGTGGGGGATTTGCCCGTGTCCACAGAACCAAGAAGTTTGAGTTTCCGGATGATCATCTGGCTCATCCCGAGTATAAACATGAATGGTGGTATTTCACCGGAAACCTCTCGTCTCAGGCAGGACATCGTTTTGGGTATCAACTGACTTTGTTTCGGTTCGGCCTGATTCCCGATAGCCAGGAAATTTACAGCAGTGACTATATGTCCAGCAGTGGCAGCAGTAAGTTTCATTCCTCAAACTGGCGGGCCAATCATTTCTATATGGCACATTTTGCCATAACGGATGTAAGTGCCAATAAATTTTCCAGCTATGAAAAATTTTCCCGTAAGGCACTGGGCTTGGCTGGTGCGCAAGCGCTGGGGAGTGCTAAGGATAGTAAGGGTATAAAATTGTGGTTGGATGATTGGCGAGTGGAGTCTCAAGGGGATGGTGTGTTTCCGCTAAAGGTCACTGCTTCCAAGAATGATCTTAAGATCGACTTGTTATTGAAGCCGGAAAAACCCGTAGTATTGCATGGCTTTAACGGATTGAGTCAAAAAGGAAAAAAACAAGGCAATGCCTCATTTTACTACTCCATAACCCGCCTGGACACTCAGGGAACCCTGGCCGCTAACGGGACCACTTACAAAGTATCCGGAAACAGCTGGTATGACCGGGAATGGTCTACGTCGGCGCTGGAAGCGGATCAACGGGGTTGGGACTGGTTCTCTCTGCAACTGAGTGACGGTCGGGATATAATGTTTTATAAACTGCGCCGTAAAGATGGTACTTCGGACGAGTTTAGCAGCGGAACCTTGGTGGGGTTGGGTGAACAATATCGCACTTTACCCGCTGAAGATGTGGTGGTGGAAGTAAAAGATTATTGGGTCAGCCCACACTCCGGTATTAAGTATCCGTCCGCATGGACCTTGACCATACCGAAAGATCAATTAGAACTTAGCATTGAGCCCCTGGTGGCAGATCAGGAACATAATTTGGTGTTCCGATACTGGGAAGGGGCAGTCAAGATCAGTGGCTATCAGTATAAGGGGAATTCCAATAAAAAACTCACCGGCTACGGTTATGTGGAGTTGGCAGGGTATCAAGCCCCAGTGCAATAA
- a CDS encoding ABC transporter permease — translation MNLWKVAIRHYTHHPWQILLSVIGIALGVAVVVAIDLANSSASKAFELSSTAVTGAATHQIVGGPDHIDEQLYSTLRAQAGLELIAPIVEGYGQFSTEQLPEGPTLHILGVDIFADMNFRTHIGNTFGSLDVVEFLTNPKAAILLDTTAAQYGLALGDEFYMTVRGIKYLFETVGLVRTEDSMNQQALQTIVIVDIATAQEILGMQGRLSQIDVQLPEGEAESIKQRILSHLPENASLVSANARTHALSQLSNAFQTNLTALSLLALFVGLFLIYNTMIFSVIQRREILGYLRTLGVTRSEIFKLIYVEAGIIGLIATVLGVFIGILLGSGLLHLVTRTINDLYFVVTVNELNISNGSIIKGMILGMAATLAAVFIPAYEATKSTTRNAFSRSAMEISFLRTMKVSSWVGYVLLLVGLSILYLLSDSLPASFAALFIIVLGFALLVPIMTLALLKMLTPLMRALFGELGNIFTRGVLTSFSRSGVAITALSIAVATSIGVTVMIDSFRNSVVVWLDATLQADIYVAPDGIASDLNKGGLSMVWVDRFKQIEEIKDIGVSRRVQIYTKDELVQILAVNMPRRSFSKFRIIEGDQENAMNDFFDNDAVLISESFAFHHKLTVADHLMLPTDQGEHLFKIAGVYTDYGSERGVVAMNRKTYLRYWNDKSISSLAVYVKRDDNIATVMKKMQEIVDKELANPYKLVKEQRLLIRSNEVLREGSIRIFDRTFAVTQVLRLLAIIVAFVGILSALMAIHIEKSREIALLRTIGLTPRQVWFVISGESGLIGGLAGILAIPLGLALAAILIVVINRRSFGWSMDITLEPMVLFQSVFLAVVAALLAGAFPAARISRVQPADALREE, via the coding sequence ATGAACTTGTGGAAAGTGGCAATACGCCACTATACCCATCATCCCTGGCAAATATTGCTATCGGTGATAGGCATTGCTTTGGGCGTGGCAGTTGTTGTCGCTATCGATCTGGCCAATAGCAGTGCCAGCAAAGCCTTTGAGCTATCCAGCACAGCGGTAACCGGTGCCGCAACCCACCAGATTGTCGGTGGCCCCGATCATATTGACGAACAGTTGTACAGCACCTTGAGGGCTCAGGCCGGATTGGAATTGATCGCGCCCATTGTAGAAGGGTATGGCCAGTTCAGTACCGAACAACTTCCCGAAGGACCAACTCTGCATATTCTCGGAGTGGATATATTCGCCGATATGAATTTTCGTACGCATATAGGCAACACTTTCGGCAGTCTCGATGTGGTGGAGTTTCTCACCAATCCAAAAGCCGCTATTTTACTGGACACCACGGCGGCGCAATATGGACTGGCCTTGGGTGATGAATTCTATATGACTGTCCGCGGTATCAAATACTTGTTCGAAACCGTCGGTTTGGTGAGAACCGAGGACAGCATGAATCAACAAGCTTTACAGACCATTGTGATTGTTGATATTGCGACAGCCCAGGAAATTCTGGGGATGCAGGGGCGATTAAGCCAGATCGATGTGCAATTACCTGAGGGCGAAGCAGAATCCATCAAGCAAAGGATACTGTCTCATTTACCTGAAAACGCCTCACTGGTTTCCGCGAATGCCCGTACCCATGCTCTATCACAATTAAGTAATGCGTTTCAGACCAACCTCACCGCCTTGAGTCTTCTGGCATTATTTGTCGGTTTGTTTTTGATTTACAACACTATGATTTTTTCCGTGATCCAACGCCGTGAGATATTAGGTTACTTGCGAACCTTGGGGGTGACGCGTTCGGAAATTTTTAAATTGATCTATGTGGAAGCGGGAATCATCGGCTTGATCGCCACGGTGCTGGGCGTATTTATTGGAATTTTGTTGGGCAGCGGTTTGTTACACCTGGTTACCCGGACGATTAACGATTTGTACTTCGTGGTAACTGTTAATGAATTGAACATTTCCAATGGCTCAATTATTAAAGGTATGATTCTGGGGATGGCTGCTACCCTGGCCGCTGTGTTCATTCCGGCCTATGAGGCCACTAAATCCACCACTCGCAACGCGTTTTCCCGGTCGGCCATGGAGATTAGCTTTCTTCGCACCATGAAAGTGTCTTCCTGGGTAGGCTATGTATTGTTGCTGGTGGGCTTAAGCATATTGTATTTGCTCAGTGACAGTTTGCCGGCCAGTTTTGCGGCTTTGTTTATTATTGTTTTGGGCTTTGCTTTACTGGTGCCCATCATGACCCTGGCATTGTTGAAAATGCTGACGCCATTGATGCGAGCCTTGTTCGGGGAGCTAGGCAATATCTTCACCCGCGGTGTGTTAACGTCCTTCAGTCGTTCCGGCGTGGCCATAACCGCCTTGAGTATTGCGGTGGCCACCAGTATCGGCGTGACCGTGATGATCGATAGTTTTCGCAATTCGGTAGTGGTTTGGCTGGATGCTACCTTGCAGGCGGACATTTACGTAGCACCGGACGGTATTGCGTCTGATTTGAATAAAGGCGGCTTATCCATGGTGTGGGTAGACCGTTTCAAACAAATTGAGGAAATAAAAGATATCGGGGTTTCACGTCGAGTTCAAATTTATACTAAGGACGAACTTGTACAGATACTGGCAGTGAATATGCCGCGTCGCTCGTTTTCTAAGTTTCGCATAATCGAAGGCGATCAGGAAAATGCGATGAACGACTTTTTCGATAATGACGCAGTGTTGATTTCCGAGTCCTTTGCATTTCATCATAAGCTAACCGTGGCGGACCATTTGATGTTGCCTACGGATCAAGGTGAGCATCTATTTAAAATAGCCGGCGTTTATACCGATTACGGTTCTGAGCGGGGTGTCGTCGCAATGAACCGAAAGACGTATTTGCGCTATTGGAACGATAAGAGTATTTCTTCGTTGGCAGTGTATGTGAAGCGAGATGACAACATTGCAACGGTGATGAAAAAAATGCAGGAAATTGTAGATAAAGAGTTGGCAAACCCCTACAAATTAGTAAAGGAACAGCGTTTATTGATTCGTTCCAATGAGGTTCTGCGCGAAGGTTCCATTCGCATTTTTGATCGGACCTTTGCTGTGACTCAGGTATTGCGTTTGCTTGCTATTATCGTGGCGTTTGTGGGAATACTCAGCGCACTTATGGCCATTCACATAGAAAAAAGCAGAGAGATTGCCTTATTAAGAACCATCGGTCTCACTCCCCGCCAAGTCTGGTTTGTGATCAGTGGCGAGTCGGGGCTTATAGGCGGTCTGGCCGGCATCCTGGCGATTCCATTGGGCCTGGCACTGGCAGCTATTTTGATTGTGGTGATCAATCGCCGCTCCTTTGGTTGGAGTATGGATATAACTCTGGAACCCATGGTGTTGTTTCAATCCGTATTTTTAGCCGTGGTTGCTGCCTTGCTTGCCGGTGCGTTTCCGGCGGCTAGAATTTCCAGGGTTCAGCCTGCCGACGCTTTAAGGGAAGAGTAG
- a CDS encoding ABC transporter ATP-binding protein, with product MTTSVLIKLENLSKYYTEGETQRLVFEELNLEIHAGEFIVLLGRSGSGKSTLLNIMSGIDAPSSGRVVIDNKDLTALNEHDRTVFRRNNIGFIFQLYNLIPTLTVQENVLLPLELTGRLKKAHHQHVAKLLGAVGLADRAKSFPDKLSGGEQQRVAVLRALIHQPLLLLADEPTGNLDTDTSRKVMKLLTTLVRKEQKTLVLVTHNQELAQSADRVFRIRDGRLIQVNMGGSA from the coding sequence ATGACCACATCCGTATTGATCAAACTGGAGAATCTGAGCAAATATTATACAGAAGGTGAAACTCAACGTTTAGTGTTTGAAGAGCTGAACTTAGAGATTCATGCCGGTGAGTTTATTGTGCTGTTGGGGCGTAGTGGCTCCGGCAAGTCCACCTTGCTGAATATTATGAGTGGAATTGATGCACCCAGTTCCGGTAGGGTTGTGATCGATAACAAGGATCTGACTGCGCTGAATGAACACGACCGCACGGTTTTTCGGCGCAATAACATTGGTTTTATCTTTCAGCTTTATAACCTCATTCCCACCTTAACAGTCCAGGAAAATGTACTTTTACCTCTGGAGCTGACCGGACGATTAAAAAAAGCTCACCATCAACATGTTGCGAAACTGCTGGGCGCGGTGGGTTTGGCGGATCGAGCCAAAAGTTTTCCAGATAAACTTTCCGGTGGGGAACAACAACGTGTTGCTGTGTTGCGTGCTCTGATACACCAACCCTTGTTGTTGTTGGCTGACGAACCAACAGGAAACCTGGATACGGATACCAGTCGCAAAGTGATGAAATTGTTGACTACGCTGGTGCGCAAGGAACAAAAGACCCTGGTGTTGGTTACCCATAACCAGGAACTGGCACAATCGGCCGACCGAGTTTTCAGAATACGGGATGGTCGCCTGATACAGGTTAACATGGGTGGCTCTGCATGA
- a CDS encoding RNA-binding transcriptional accessory protein has translation MNTLQQRLAQELELPLNAVVTTIGLLDEGCTVPFIARYRKEATGGLSDIQLRHLQERLGYVRELDDRRQTVLKSISEQGKLTKELEHAINSVDSKTQLEDLYRPYMPKRRTKAQIAREAGLEPLAHLLLQQPEQDPHRVASEYLNEEKQIESADQALEGARHILMEHFSEDAQLVGELRQFSWDNALLQSKVVKGKETEAAKYSDYFDSLEAVKSIPSHRMLAMFRGQKEGMLQLSMVFESPDQNVDPKSFTIPESMIARRFQIQQQNRAADQWLCDSVRWAWKIKLSTHMELELKKTLRDNSEKKAIDVFALNLKDLLLAAPAGHQTVIGLDPGIRTGVKVAVVDMTGKLLDTATIYPHAPRHQWKESLAILAHFVEKHTVRLIAIGNGTASRETDKLAADLIQLCKSVPLQKLVVSEAGASVYSASPLASEEFPDIDVSLRGAISIARRLQDPLAELVKIDPKSIGVGQYQHDVNQVKLGHSLDNVVEDCVNTVGVELNTASAPLLTRVAGLNSTLAKNIVQYRDKNGRFANRKALLEVPRLGPKVYEQAAGFLRIVNGDNPLDASAVHPESYEVVNNILGHTGREIHQLIGDKKLLRGLKVEAFVTDRFGAPTVQDILSELEKPGRDPRPEFKTATFKEGVEEITDLRAGMRLEGVVTNVTNFGAFVDIGVHQDGLVHISALSDKFVSDPHEVVSAGDIVKVQVLDVDVQRKRISLSMNSSATADDMASKPAQKTSKSRPAKSKPSAAPQTAMAAAFGKLKS, from the coding sequence ATGAATACATTGCAACAACGCTTAGCTCAGGAACTGGAACTGCCACTAAACGCAGTAGTCACCACCATTGGCTTATTGGACGAGGGTTGCACAGTACCGTTCATTGCCCGCTATCGTAAAGAGGCAACCGGTGGATTATCCGATATCCAACTACGACATTTGCAGGAACGTCTGGGATATGTACGGGAATTGGACGATAGACGTCAAACCGTTCTCAAAAGCATCTCCGAACAAGGCAAGTTGACCAAAGAACTGGAACACGCCATCAACTCGGTGGACAGTAAGACCCAGTTGGAAGACTTGTACCGGCCCTATATGCCCAAACGGCGCACCAAGGCACAAATCGCCCGTGAAGCCGGACTGGAACCCCTGGCACACCTACTCTTACAACAACCTGAACAAGACCCTCACCGTGTTGCCTCTGAATACCTCAATGAGGAAAAACAAATAGAATCGGCGGATCAGGCACTGGAAGGTGCGCGACATATCTTAATGGAGCATTTTTCAGAAGATGCGCAATTAGTGGGAGAACTGCGTCAATTCAGCTGGGACAATGCTTTGCTGCAATCCAAAGTGGTAAAAGGCAAGGAAACTGAAGCAGCTAAGTACTCCGACTATTTTGACAGCCTGGAGGCAGTAAAATCCATTCCCTCACACCGTATGTTAGCCATGTTCCGGGGCCAAAAAGAAGGCATGCTGCAGCTCAGCATGGTATTTGAGTCTCCCGATCAAAATGTTGACCCCAAAAGCTTCACTATCCCCGAATCCATGATTGCGAGGCGGTTTCAGATTCAACAGCAAAACCGAGCCGCTGATCAGTGGTTGTGCGACAGCGTTCGTTGGGCCTGGAAAATTAAATTGTCCACCCATATGGAATTGGAATTGAAAAAAACCCTGCGAGACAATTCCGAGAAAAAGGCCATTGATGTCTTTGCTCTCAACCTAAAAGACCTTTTGTTGGCGGCCCCCGCAGGCCATCAAACAGTGATTGGACTGGATCCCGGGATTCGCACCGGCGTAAAAGTGGCCGTTGTGGATATGACGGGAAAATTGTTGGATACGGCAACCATTTATCCTCACGCCCCCAGACATCAGTGGAAAGAATCCCTGGCCATATTGGCCCACTTTGTCGAGAAACACACTGTCAGACTCATTGCTATCGGCAATGGCACCGCGTCCCGTGAGACGGACAAGCTGGCGGCTGACTTAATCCAATTATGCAAATCCGTCCCCTTACAAAAACTGGTGGTTTCCGAAGCCGGGGCATCGGTTTATTCCGCTTCACCTTTGGCATCAGAGGAGTTTCCTGACATTGACGTGTCACTTCGGGGCGCCATCTCCATTGCACGCCGCTTACAGGATCCTTTGGCAGAACTGGTTAAAATCGATCCCAAATCCATCGGCGTGGGACAATACCAACACGATGTGAATCAAGTAAAACTGGGGCACAGCCTGGACAACGTAGTAGAAGACTGCGTTAACACCGTAGGTGTGGAATTAAACACAGCTTCAGCTCCCCTGTTAACCCGTGTGGCAGGCTTAAATTCCACTTTAGCCAAAAACATAGTTCAGTATCGTGACAAAAACGGGCGCTTTGCCAATCGAAAAGCACTGCTGGAGGTGCCCCGGTTAGGTCCAAAAGTCTATGAGCAGGCCGCCGGCTTTCTGCGAATTGTCAACGGCGACAACCCACTGGATGCCTCAGCCGTACATCCGGAGTCCTACGAAGTGGTTAATAACATTCTTGGCCACACGGGGCGGGAAATTCATCAGCTCATCGGCGACAAAAAACTGTTACGAGGCTTGAAAGTGGAGGCCTTTGTTACAGACCGCTTTGGCGCCCCCACGGTCCAGGATATTTTGAGTGAGCTGGAGAAACCGGGACGGGATCCTCGCCCCGAATTCAAAACCGCCACTTTCAAGGAAGGCGTGGAAGAAATTACCGATTTACGTGCAGGCATGCGCCTGGAAGGTGTAGTGACCAATGTGACCAATTTTGGAGCCTTTGTGGATATTGGTGTACATCAGGACGGATTAGTCCATATTTCCGCCCTGTCGGATAAATTTGTATCCGACCCTCATGAGGTGGTCAGCGCCGGGGATATTGTAAAGGTGCAAGTATTAGACGTGGACGTGCAACGCAAACGCATTTCACTGAGCATGAATTCCTCAGCAACCGCAGACGATATGGCATCCAAACCCGCCCAAAAGACATCGAAGTCGAGACCAGCCAAGTCGAAACCATCCGCAGCACCGCAAACCGCTATGGCTGCGGCGTTTGGAAAATTGAAATCCTAA